One Solanum pennellii chromosome 10, SPENNV200 genomic region harbors:
- the LOC107032111 gene encoding alkane hydroxylase MAH1-like, with product MDVLEFFLPLLIIIMCYTYSTWWYLSNRWWRSSSVPTNWPLVGMLPGLFRNAHRVHEFVTDALVETKGTFEFHGPVLANLNMLLTSDPANIHHILSKNFSNYPKGVEFRKIFDILGNGIFNVDYELWEMHRKTTMSLMNHPKFQTLLERNMWSIIEDRLRPILDAFAEQDRLLDLQDIFQRLTFDAISKLLLDHDPKSLSIGLPHVPCEKAFNDTVDALLYRHLLPESCWKLQKWLRIGKEKKLIQAWEAFDQFLYPCISQKQEELLHKSTIKDEEFTFLNAYIKMYNQWKDGDLGTLQTFLRDTYLSLMLAGRDTTSAALTWFFWLLAKNPLVEKRIREEIQQQLNLKVDENLNFFSLQETRKLVYLHGALCETLRLFPSVAIEHKLPHDFDILPSGHHVSPNTRVVLSLYTMGRMESIWGEDRLEFKPERWISKRGGIKHEPSFKFSAFNAGPRTCLGKEMTFIQMKIVAATIIYNYHIQLGEDQIIAPSASIIIQMKHGLKVRLEKRVPL from the coding sequence ATGGATGtccttgaattttttcttcctCTCTTGATTATCATCATGTGTTATACTTACTCTACATGGTGGTATCTTAGTAATAGGTGGTGGAGATCAAGCTCAGTGCCAACAAATTGGCCACTAGTTGGAATGTTGCCTGGGCTTTTTCGAAATGCTCATCGTGTCCATGAATTTGTAACCGATGCTCTTGTAGAAACTAAGGGAACTTTTGAGTTTCATGGTCCTGTTCTTGCCAACTTGAACATGTTACTTACTAGTGATCCAGCAAATATCCATCATATCCTTAGTAAAAATTTCTCAAACTATCCAAAGGGTGTTGAGTTCCGTAAAATTTTCGATATATTAGGAAATGGGATATTCAATGTTGATTATGAGCTATGGGAGATGCATAGGAAGACCACCATGTCCTTAATGAATCATCCCAAGTTCCAAACATTGTTGGAGAGGAACATGTGGAGCATTATTGAAGACAGACTCCGACCGATTCTTGATGCTTTTGCTGAACAGGACAGGCTGCTTGATTTGCAAGATATTTTCCAGAGACTCACTTTTGATGCTATCAGCAAATTGTTACTTGATCATGATCCAAAAAGTTTGTCTATTGGCTTACCTCATGTGCCATGTGAAAAGGCGTTCAACGACACTGTAGATGCACTTCTTTACAGACATTTGTTGCCAGAAAGTTGCTGGAAATTGCAAAAATGGCTTCGAATTGGTAAAGAAAAGAAGCTCATTCAAGCATGGGAAGCTTTTGATCAGTTCCTATATCCTTGCATTTCGCAGAAGCAAGAAGAATTGCTGCATAAAAGTACAATCAAAGACGAGGAATTCACATTTTTAAACGCGTACATCAAAATGTACAATCAATGGAAAGATGGTGATTTGGGTACTCTGCAAACATTTCTAAGGGACACTTACTTGAGTTTGATGCTTGCTGGTAGAGACACCACAAGTGCAGCTCTCACTTGGTTTTTCTGGCTCTTAGCTAAAAATCCCTTAGTAGAGAAAAGGATTAGAGAAGAAATTCAACAACAGTTGAATCTAAAAGTAGATGAAAATCTCAACTTTTTCAGCCTACAAGAAACAAGAAAACTAGTCTATCTACATGGTGCTTTGTGTGAAACCCTGAGGCTCTTTCCATCAGTTGCGATTGAGCACAAACTTCCACATGACTTTGACATTCTTCCGAGTGGTCACCATGTTAGTCCAAACACGAGAGTTGTGCTATCACTCTATACAATGGGGAGAATGGAAAGTATATGGGGGGAAGATAGATTAGAATTCAAGCCAGAGAGATGGATTTCTAAACGAGGAGGGATCAAACACGAGCCATCTTTCAAATTCTCAGCCTTTAATGCAGGTCCAAGGACTTGTTTAGGGAAGGAAATGACGTTCATTCAGATGAAAATAGTGGCAGCTACCATCATATACAATTATCATATCCAATTAGGGGAAGATCAAATAATTGCTCCAAGTGCTTCTATTATCATTCAAATGAAACATGGTCTGAAAGTTAGACTCGAGAAAAGGGTTCCTCTCTAA
- the LOC107032110 gene encoding alkane hydroxylase MAH1-like, which produces MDVLELSLPLLIIIMCFTWWYLSNRWWRLSSVPTNWPLVGMLPGLIRNAHRVHEFATDVLVETKGTFEFYGPVFANLNMLATSDPANIHHILSKNFSNYPKGVEFRKIFDRLGNGIFNVDYELWEIHRKTTMSLMSHAKFQTFLERNMWDIIENALRPILDTFAEQDTLFDLQDIFQRFTFDAISKLLLDYDPKSLSIDLPHVSCEKAFNDVVDALMYRHILPEGCWKLQKWLRIGKEKKLIQAWEAFDQFLYPCISRKQEELMHNSSIKDEEFTFLNAYIKMYNQWKDGDLGTLQTFLRDTFLNLMFAGRDTTSAALTWFFWLLTKNPLVEKRIREEIQQKLNLKEGENLKFFAIEEARKLVYLHGALCETLRLFPSVAIEHKLPLEFDILPSGHHVSPNTRVVLSFYTMGRMESIWGKDCLEFKPERWISERGGIKHEPSFKFPAFNAGPRTCIGKEMASIQMKIVAATIIYNYHIQLGEDQIISPNASIIIQMKHGLKVRLFKRVPLMSNA; this is translated from the coding sequence ATGGATGTCCTTGAACTTTCTCTCCCTCTCTTGATTATCATCATGTGTTTTACATGGTGGTACCTTAGTAATAGATGGTGGAGATTAAGCTCAGTGCCAACAAATTGGCCTCTTGTTGGAATGTTGCCTGGGCTTATTCGAAATGCTCATCGTGTCCATGAATTTGCAACTGATGTTCTTGTGGAAACTAAGGGAACTTTTGAGTTTTATGGTCCTGTTTTTGCCAACTTGAACATGTTAGCTACTAGTGATCCTGCAAATATCCATCATATCCTTAGTAAAAATTTCTCAAACTATCCAAAGGGTGTTGAGTTTCGTAAAATTTTCGATAGATTAGGAAATGGGATCTTCAATGTTGATTATGAGCTATGGGAGATTCATAGGAAAACCACCATGTCCTTAATGAGTCATGCCAAGTTCCAAACTTTTCTAGAGAGGAACATGTGGGACATTATCGAAAATGCGCTCCGACCTATTCTTGATACTTTTGCTGAACAGGACACCCTGTTTGATTTGCAAGATATTTTCCAGAGATTCACTTTTGATGCTATCAGCAAATTGTTACTTGACTATGATCCCAAAAGTTTGTCTATTGATTTACCTCATGTGTCATGTGAAAAGGCGTTCAACGACGTTGTGGATGCACTTATGTACAGACACATCTTGCCAGAAGGCTGCTGGAAATTGCAAAAATGGCTTCGAATTGGTAAAGAAAAGAAGCTCATTCAAGCATGGGAAGCTTTTGATCAGTTCTTATATCCTTGCATTTCGCGGAAACAAGAAGAGCTGATGCATAATAGTTCAATCAAAGACGAGGAATTTACGTTTTTAAACGCGTACATCAAAATGTACAATCAATGGAAAGATGGTGATTTGGGTACATTGCAAACATTTCTTAGGGACactttcttgaatttgatgttTGCTGGTAGAGACACCACAAGTGCAGCTCTCACTTGGTTTTTCTGGCTCTTAACTAAAAATCCCTTAGTAGAGAAAAGGATTAGAGAAGAGATTCAACAaaaactcaatctcaaagaGGGCGAAAATCTCAAGTTTTTCGCAATAGAAGAAGCAAGAAAACTAGTCTATCTACATGGTGCTTTGTGTGAAACCCTGAGGTTGTTTCCGTCAGTTGCAATTGAGCATAAACTTCCACTTGAATTTGACATTCTTCCGAGCGGTCACCATGTTAGTCCAAACACAAGAGTTGTGCTATCGTTCTATACAATGGGGAGAATGGAAAGTATATGGGGAAAAGATTGCCTAGAATTCAAGCCAGAAAGATGGATTTCTGAACGTGGAGGGATCAAACATGAGCCATCTTTCAAATTCCCGGCCTTTAATGCAGGTCCAAGGACTTGTATAGGTAAGGAAATGGCATCCATTCAAATGAAAATAGTGGCAGCTACCATCATATACAATTATCATATCCAATTAGGGGAAGATCAAATAATTTCTCCAAATGCTTCTATTATCATTCAAATGAAACATGGTCTGAAagtaaggcttttcaaaagggtTCCTCTTATGTCCAATGCATga
- the LOC107001881 gene encoding alkane hydroxylase MAH1-like: protein MNVLEYFLPLLVIVMCFTYSTWWYLSNRGWKSSSAPTNWPLVGMLPGLIQNTHRVHEFVTDALVESKGTFEFHGPVLANLNMLLTSDPANIHHILSKNFSNYPKGVEFRKIFDMIGNGIFNVDYDLWEMHRKTTMSLMNHPKFQTMLERNMWSIIENGLWPILDGFAEQGTLFDLQDIFQRFTFDAITKLLLDHDPKSLSIGLPHVPCENAFNDSLDAFMYRHFLPESCWKLQKWLQIGKEKKLIQAREAIDQFIYPCISRKQEELMHHTSTAKDEEFIFLNAYIKMYNQWKDGDLGTLQTFLRDTFLSLLFAGRDTTSAALTWFFWLLAKNPLVEKRIREEIQQQLNLKEGENLKFFAIEEARKLVYLHGALCETLRLFPSVAIEHKLPLEFDILPSGHRVSPNTRVVLSFYTMGRMESIWGKDCLEFKPERWISERGGIKHEPSFKFPAFNAGPRTCIGKEMAFIQMKIVAATIIYNYHIQLEDQIILPNSSVIIKMKNGLKVRVVKRVPLMSN, encoded by the coding sequence atgaatgtccTTGAATATTTTCTTCCTCTTTTGGTTATCGTCATGTGTTTTACTTATTCTACGTGGTGGTACCTTAGTAATAGAGGGTGGAAATCAAGCTCAGCGCCAACAAATTGGCCACTAGTTGGAATGTTGCCTGGGCTTATTCAAAATACTCATCGTGTCCATGAATTTGTAACTGATGCTCTTGTAGAATCTAAGGGAACTTTTGAGTTTCATGGTCCTGTTCTTGCCAACTTGAACATGTTACTTACTAGTGATCCTGCAAATATCCATCATATCCTTAGTAAAAATTTCTCAAACTATCCAAAGGGTGTTGAGTTTCGTAAAATTTTCGATATGATAGGAAATGGAATCTTCAATGTTGATTATGATCTATGGGAGATGCATAGGAAGACCACCATGTCCTTAATGAATCATCCCAAGTTCCAAACTATGTTGGAGAGGAACATGTGGAGTATTATCGAAAACGGGCTCTGGCCTATTCTTGATGGTTTTGCTGAACAGGGTACCCTGTTTGATTTGCAAGATATTTTCCAGAGATTCACTTTTGATGCTATAACTAAACTGTTACTTGATCATGATCCAAAAAGTTTGTCTATTGGCTTACCTCATGTTCCATGTGAGAACGCATTCAACGACTCTCTTGATGCATTTATGTACAGACATTTCTTGCCAGAGAGTTGCTGGAAATTGCAAAAATGGCTTCAAATTGGTAAAGAAAAGAAGCTTATTCAAGCACGGGAGGCTATTGATCAGTTCATATATCCTTGCATTTCGCGGAAACAAGAAGAGTTGATGCATCATACAAGTACAGCCAAAGACGAGGAATTCATATTCTTAAATGCGTACATCAAAATGTACAATCAATGGAAAGATGGCGATTTGGGTACTTTGCAAACATTTCTAAGGGATACTTTCTTGAGTTTATTGTTTGCTGGTAGAGACACCACAAGTGCAGCTCTCACTTGGTTTTTCTGGCTCTTAGCTAAGAATCCCTTAGTAGAGAAAAGGATTAGAGAAGAGATTCAACAACAACTCAATCTCAAAGAGGGCGAAAATCTCAAGTTTTTCGCAATAGAAGAAGCAAGAAAACTAGTCTATCTACATGGTGCTTTGTGTGAAACCCTAAGGTTGTTTCCATCAGTTGCAATTGAGCATAAACTTCCACTTGAATTTGACATTCTTCCGAGCGGTCATCGTGTTAGTCCAAACACGAGAGTTGTGTTATCGTTCTATACGATGGGGAGAATGGAAAGTATATGGGGAAAAGATTGCTTAGAATTCAAGCCAGAAAGATGGATTTCTGAACGCGGAGGGATCAAACACGAGCCATCTTTCAAATTCCCGGCTTTTAATGCAGGTCCAAGGACTTGTATAGGGAAGGAAATGGCATTCATTCAAATGAAAATAGTGGCAGCTACCATCATATACAATTATCATATCCAATTAGAAGATCAAATAATTCTTCCAAATTCTTctgttattattaaaatgaaaaatggtCTGAAAGTTAGGGTTGTCAAAAGGGTTCCTCTTATGTCCAATTGA
- the LOC107002791 gene encoding alkane hydroxylase MAH1-like has product MDFLEYSLLFLLIFCFTYSLWFIIYRRTKTSAPTNWPILRELPGVIVNLHRGHAYMTEVLIEYGGTYEFKGPIFTNVDMFFTCDPANIHYIFSKNFSNYPKGPEFRKIFDMLGNGIFNVDHELWELHRRTTMSIMSHAKFQMLLEKTMWDIIEKGLKPILDAFAKQGKTLDLQDVLQRFTFDSITRLLLDHDPKSLSMDLPYLPYEKAFGDALDALLHRHITPQRLWKLQQWLRIGKEKKLMHACEAFDQFIYPCIARKQEELMHKSTIKEEEFAFLNAYIKVYNQWNGGDLGTLQTFLRDTFLNLMLAGKDTTSAALTWFFVLLAKNPLVEKKIREEIQQQLHVKEDENLKFFTKEESRKLIYLHGALCETLRLYPSVSLEHKVPLDHDILPTGHRVSPKTRMILPFFVMGRMETLWGKDCLEFKPERWISERGGIKHEPSFKFPAFNAGPRTCLGKEMAFIQMKIVAATIIHNYNIQVVEPENVYPTTSIIMQVKNGLMVKVVKSYN; this is encoded by the coding sequence atggatttccttgaatattctcttcttttcttgttgaTTTTTTGCTTTACTTATTCCCTATGGTTCATCATATATAGAAGGACTAAAACCTCAGCACCAACAAATTGGCCAATCCTTAGGGAGTTGCCTGGGGTTATTGTGAATCTTCATCGCGGTCATGCATATATGACTGAAGTTCTTATAGAATATGGCGGTACTTATGAGTTTAAAGGTCCTATTTTTACAAATGTGGACATGTTTTTTACTTGCGATCCTGCAAATATACATTATATCTTTAGTAAAAATTTCTCAAACTATCCAAAAGGACCCGAGTTTCGTAAGATTTTTGATATGTTGGGTAATGGGATCTTCAATGTTGATCATGAACTATGGGAGCTACATAGGAGGACTACTATGTCCATAATGAGCCATGCAAAGTTCCAAATGTTGTTAGAAAAGACCATGTGGGACATAATTGAGAAAGGGCTTAAACCAATTCTTGATGCTTTTGCAAAACAAGGCAAAACATTGGATTTGCAAGATGTTTTGCAAAGATTTACTTTTGATTCCATCACTAGATTGTTACTTGATCATGATCCAAAAAGCTTGTCTATGGACTTACCTTATTTGCCATATGAAAAGGCGTTTGGTGATGCCCTTGATGCACTTTTACATAGACACATAACGCCACAACGTCTATGGAAGTTGCAACAATGGCTTAGAATTGGTAAAGAGAAGAAGCTCATGCATGCATGTGAGGCTTTTGATCAATTCATATATCCTTGCATTGCGCGAAAACAAGAAGAGTTGATGCATAAAAGTACAATCAAAGAGGAGGAATTTGCATTTTTAAACGCGTATATCAAAGTATACAATCAATGGAATGGTGGAGATTTGGGTACTTTGCAAACATTTCTAAGGGATactttcttgaatttgatgttGGCTGGAAAGGACACCACAAGTGCAGCTCTCACTTGGTTTTTTGTCCTCTTGGCTAAGAATCCCTTAGTAGAGAAAAAGATACGAGAAGAGATTCAACAACAATTGCATGTAAAAGAAGACGAAAACCTAAAGTTTTTCAccaaagaagaatcaagaaAATTGATTTATCTACATGGTGCTTTGTGTGAAACTCTTAGGTTGTATCCATCAGTGTCTTTAGAGCACAAAGTTCCACTTGATCATGACATACTTCCAACCGGTCATCGTGTTAGTCCAAAAACAAGAATGATTCTACCATTCTTTGTAATGGGGAGAATGGAGACTCTGTGGGGGAAAGATTGTCTAGAGTTCAAGCCAGAGAGATGGATTTCTGAACGTGGAGGAATCAAACATGAGCCATCTttcaaatttccagcatttaaCGCCGGTCCAAGGACTTGTTTAGGGAAAGAAATGGCATTTATTCAGATGAAAATTGTGGCAGCTACCATCATACACAATTACAATATCCAAGTTGTGGAACCAGAAAATGTTTATCCTACTACTTCAATCATCATGCAAGTGAAAAATGGTCTAATGGTCAAAGTtgtaaaaagttataattaa